In Colletotrichum higginsianum IMI 349063 chromosome 3, whole genome shotgun sequence, a genomic segment contains:
- a CDS encoding Cytochrome P450 has protein sequence MLLFLLKVFLLAALLVGAVYYFFLLPPKYPQNIPAIPFWVTLIPFFKDVDQSDIFRDYIDQPLRTHGAVKIFFGAQWNVLVHRPSYLVEIFRDEDLYEKSGNQKKIPHSVLAEFLGRHPQTRHLLARESLLTSKPGDNVISARGDVWKNYRAVIKPGLQRNVDVDVIENNAVGLCRLLRESQQRAGRGGVAVQDLLQRYSVSNFTEAVLGTTLHALDRADAPINLLQTAVKKEIFKPIFMSFPFLDRLPLKSRLAARRTVGLFKNELKRGLQASHYLHKPAEKASLSDPSDMLGKRMLDARASGQWDEKQLLDNLTVAFVAGQENPQLAMISSLYLLAKHPEAQEALRQEIISKGAKSAADLAKEDMPYLTSLIYECLRLFPPIGQLINRKAAETAVLGGDVVIPKGTWGCSSEAIQQNYRRRRARGEWISFHGGEEKSHVLLSS, from the exons ATGCTGCTGTTTCTGCTCAAGGTCTTTCTTCTCGCGGCGCTGTTAGTCGGCGCCGTCTACTACTTCTTTTTGCTGCCCCCAAAATACCCGCAAAACATCCCGGCAATCCCCTTCTGGGTTACTCTCATACCTTTCTTCAAAGACGTCGACCAGTCAGACATTTTCCGCGACTACATCGACCAGCCGCTGCGGACCCACGGGGCAGTCAAGATCTTCTTTGGCGCCCAGTGGAATGTTCTGGTCCATCGGCCATCGTACCTGGTTGAGATATTCAGAGACGAGGACCTCTACGAAAAGAGCGGCAACCAGAAGAAGATTCCTCACAGCGTCCTGGCCGAGTTCCTCGGTAGGCACCCGCAAACCCGCCACCTCCTTGCGCGAGAATCCTTGCTGACCTCGAAACCAGGCGACAACGTCATTTCCGCGAGAGGCGACGTGTGGAAGAACTACCGCGCAGTCATCAAGCCCGGCCTCCAACGGAACGTCGACGTAGACGTGATCGAGAACAATGCCGTCGGTCTTTGTCGCCTCCTCCGCGAATCCCAACAGCGGGCGGGGCGAGGCGGCGTCGCTGTGCAGGACCTGCTGCAGCGGTATTCCGTCTCCAACttcaccgaggccgtccttGGCACCACGCTCCAT GCACTCGACCGGGCTGATGCTCCTATCAATCTCCTCCAGACGGCGGTCAAGAAAGAGATCTTCAAGCCAATCTTTATGAGCTTTCCCTTTCTCGACCGCCTGCCTCTCAAGTCTCgcttggcggcgaggcgcACTGTGGGCCTTTTCAAGAACGAGCTCAAACGAGGGCTGCAGGCGAGCCACTACCTTCACAAGCCTGCGGAGAAGGCATCCTTGTCGGACCCGTCGGACATGTTGGGCAAGCGAATGCTTGACGCGCGAGCCTCGGGCCAGTGGGATGAgaagcagctcctcgacaacctcaCGGTGGCCTTCGTGGCTGGCCAGGAGAACCCGCAGCTGGCCATGATATCGAGCCTGTATCTGTTGGCAAAGCATCCA GAGGCGCAAGAGGCTTTGCGCCAAGAAATCATTTCCAAGGGTGCCAAGTCTGCAGCAGATCTGGCCAAAGAGGACATGCCGTATCTTACCTCCCTCATCTACGAGTGCCTGCGGCTGTTCCCTCCCATTGGCCAATTGATCAACAGGAAGGCGGCGGAAACTGCAGttctgggcggcgacgtcgtcatccCGAAGGGAAC GTGGGGTTGCTCCTCGGAGGCAATCCAACAAAACtaccgacgccgccgagcgaGGGGCGAGTGGATCAGTTTTCACGGTGGTGAGGAAAAGAGTCATGTTCTCTTGTCGTCCTGA
- a CDS encoding Pyoverdine/dityrosine biosynthesis protein encodes MEFSNDGNSIFHRFQAAFVHDGQGQLLYCSGPQKGTVHEHWDSISRCLPSQVRTAMGERQQVGSVDLDGALRGSRLYERQRFGACPTGIILNAAAQNSNALSVQFEEFFAELLLDQADFAIRGPELMASPSSESLAATEQIVNLFDSFLRYQGKDDQWEASGRVYFTDRVRHFTSQNARIDFCLPAFPCKSSNTNKVLGKAPDRGEQLALERLHGFVEAIEKIYPPGAKMWIISDGHVFSDCIGVDDADVDTYGEQLKEMNRAVGVSRGNTDRVGFRSLVDLFELNEAKSQHKLSELQSRLDIPNIDHHVETRLTVEAELCRQILMAGCQPQESAVRAQIKSQNAAILALYRGFSRFMLEDLELHPFTQKMTRSQRKKLSTKVAFEMIMRNQSYSNLVELLLPNYVRLSIHAHNNAGPKFGIQLFDPAVVRAVEGLSPDGTPMTSRDLLHIPTPWHNCLVEVQGSPYLLVTKASVPREAVSLGAVTVEISTKNAPCFVLRPKKGGVATVDNREEKKKSAPLLVIEEKPTPALIQSPVQRPKAPKSQGRFDWARRLAAFPVLCWLGVVFYHRVVEAFV; translated from the exons ATGGAATTCTCAAACGACGGGAACTCCATCTTTCACCGCTTCCAGGCCGCCTTCGTCCACGACGGACAAGGGCAGCTCCTGTACTGCAGCGGGCCGCAAAAGGGCACGGTACACGAGCACTGGGACTCAATCAGCCGGTGTCTTCCCAGCCAAGTCCGGACGGCAATGGGCGAGAGACAACAGGTCGGGTCCGTGGACCTGGACGGAGCCCTCCGGGGCTCGAGGCTCTACGAGAGACAGCGATTCGGCGCCTGTCCCACGGGCATTATCCTCAACGCCGCGGCTCAGAACAGCAACGCCCTCAGCGTACAATTCGAGGAGTTCTTTGCCGAACTACTCCTCGACCAAGCAGACTTTGCCATCCGCGGCCCCGAGCTAATGGCATCGCCGTCCAGCGAATCCCTGGCCGCTACCGAACAGATCGTCAACCTGTTTGACAGCTTCCTCAGGTACCAGGGGAAGGACGACCAGTGGGAGGCCAGCGGCAGAGTCTACTTCACAGACCGCGTCCGTCACTTCACCTCGCAAAACGCCAGGATCGATTTTTGCTTGCCAGCGTTCCCCTGCAAATCGTCCAACACCAACAAGGTCCTCGGCAAAGCCCCTGATCGCGGAGAACAGCTTGCTCTCGAGCGCCTGCACGGTTTCGTGGAGGCTATCGAGAAGATCTATCCGCCGGGTGCCAAGATGTGGATCATCAGTGACGGCCACGTCTTCAGTGATTGCA TCGGAGTCGATGATGCCGATGTCGACACATACGGCGAGCAGCTGAAGGAGATGAAccgtgccgtcggcgtcagcAGAGGAAACACCGACCGCGTCGGCTTTCGATCGCTCGTCGACCTCTTTGAGCTGAACGAGGCAAAGTCGCAGCACAAACTCTCCGAGCTCCAGAGCCGGCTCGACATCCCCAACATTGACCACCACGTCGAGACCAGGTTGacggtcgaggccgagctctGCAGACAGATCCTCATGGCCGGCTGTCAGCCCCAGGAGTCGGCGGTGCGTGCCCAGATCAAGTCGCAGAACGCGGCGATCCTGGCTTTGTACCGCGGCTTCTCGCGGTTCAtgctcgaggacctcgagctgCACCCCTTTACACAGAAAATGACCCGCAGCCAGAGGAAGAAATTGTCAACCAAGGTGGCTTTCGAGATGATTATG AGGAACCAATCATATTCCAATCTTGTCGAATTGCTCCTCCCCAACTACGTCCGCCTTTCTATTCATGC CCACAACAACGCCGGACCCAAGTTCGGCATTCAACTCTTCgaccccgccgtcgtccgcgccgtcgagggcctctCGCCCGACGGCACGCCGATGACCTCCCGAGACCTGCTCCACATTCCCACGCCGTGGCACAActgcctcgtcgaggtccaaGGCAGCCCTTACCTCCTTGTGACCAAGGCCAGCGTGCCACGGGAGGCGGTTTCGTTGGGCGCCGTGACAGTAGAGATTTCAACCAAGAACGCACCCTGCTTTGTTCTACGGCCAAAAAAGGGCGGCGTTGCCACCGTCGACAACagagaggaaaagaagaagtcaGCCCCACTGTTGGTCATTGAGGAGAAGCCCACGCCGGCTTTGATACAGAGCCCCGTTCAGAGGCCGAAGGCGCCCAAGAGCCAGGGACGGTTCGACTGGGCTCGGAGGCTGGCCGCCTTCCCTGTCTTATGCTGGCTGGGGGTGGTGTTCTACCACCGGGTTGTTGAGGCATTTGTTTGA
- a CDS encoding DJ-1/PfpI family protein has translation MHLDSRTPPRRYLALISVLLAFLSTMVAAQNGTETAPTVRQCIPRPTTTTGVPPPGPTPALPKNFGMVIHRAYEMLDVFGPLEALGVLARIHQLNLYLIAETMDPVTVEPGSAAMNSKNSSFFPVILPTHTYETAPEDIEVLIIPGGLWTRSPNIGPAISYIKTTYPRLRYLISVCTGASVVARAGVLDGRRATTNKASWASTIVHGPRTEWVAKARWVVDGNVWSSSGVSAGIDATLAFVEAVYGAENATYVADMMEYDWHRDSTWDPFAERFNVTDA, from the exons ATGCATCTCGACTCCCGCACACCGCCCCGGCGGTATCTCGCCCTGATCAGCGTCCTACTGGCCTTCCTGTCGACGATGGTTGCCGCACAGAATGGAACCGAGACCGCGCCCACGGTCCGGCAGT GCATCCCGCGacccacgacgacgaccggcGTGCCGCCTCCGGGGCCCACGCCAGCCCTCCCGAAGAACTTTGGCATGGTCATCCACCGGGCGTACGAGATGCTCGACGTCTTCGGCCCGCTCGAGGCCCTGGGTGTGCTGGCGAGGATCCACCAGCTGAACCTGTACCTGATCGCGGAGACTATGGACCCGGTAACGGTTGAGCCGGGGTCCGCCGCCATGAATTCCAAGAACTCGAGTTTC TTCCCCGTCATCCTGCCGACGCACACCTACGAGACGGCGCCTGAGGACATTGAGGTCCTCATCATCCCCGGCGGCCTCTGGACGCGGTCGCCAAACATCGGCCCGGCCATCTCGTACATAAAGACGACGTACCCGCGCCTGCGGTACCTCATCTCCGTCTGCACGGGCGCCTCGGTCGTGGCGCGGGCCGGCGTGCTCGACGGCCGGCGCGCGACGACGAACAAGGCCTCGTGGGCGAGCACCATCGTCCACGGTCCCCGCACCGAGTGGGTGGCCAAGGCGCGCtgggtcgtcgacggcaacgtgtggtcgtcgtcgggcgtgtcggccggcatcgacgcgACGCTCGCGttcgtcgaggccgtgtacggcgccgagaacgcAACGTACGTCGCCGACA